The region GGCCATCCCCACAATCCCGACATAGAGCATCGGATTCACTTCAACATTATTAATGGTCAATGTCGCCACAATAGCACTGACGGAGACCGCCGTGCCGAAGACAATCGGCATCACAACCTGGGGCATTGCCATCCCCCCGGAGAACATGGCAATCGTCAACGACAGTGCACCAAACGCTCCGAGCGAACCGGCAATAAAGCCCCAGGTAGCCTGTCCGCCGTTGTAGGTGAACGTGGCCCCTGTGGCACGCATGGCGACAGCGCCGCCAATCACACCCCAGACGAGATAAGCCAGCCCGATCATCAGGTAAGGTTTGAACGGGCTTTTATCTCCCGGAAGTGCTTCTCGTGCTAAACCGACAGCTGGGCCATATGTGCCCCAGAACAAACCCGTCATCACAGCGAAAATGATAGGCAACAGCAGCTTCATGAGGATCATTCCTGGCGACAGTTGAGAGAAACAGTTGAGAGAATTCGAGAAGCTTCTCACAACCTGAAAAGCATCTCGCAACAGAGTCTGCACATGCATCATCGGTCAAGTTGCTCCATCAGGCAACCCTCCGCATGATAGTGAGCCCGAGTGGATTCGACATGCAAGTCGCCACAAAGAGGCTGCGAGAAAAGCTGTGTTCGATCAGGCAGCCTTGCGACGCTCATTGAAGAAGGGGCTCTTTTCTGGAGAGCTTGCCCCGGCAGCCACGCGATTTTGCCGATCACTCGCTGCACTATGGAGTTGCTGATGGCCACGACAACAGGCCGCCATTTCGGTGAGTAAGCCTTTCTCGACGTAATTCTCCCAATCACTCAGGCTGTGAGAAATCGGGGGAATCTGCAGCACCAGATGAGCATGATTTCGCTGGGAGGCGATTTCCAATCCCTGTGTCTTCAAAGGAGACAACGAAGTGGAGGGCTGTTGTCGATGTGCAGATTTCCGCCAGCCGCCCGCTGAGAAAAGGTCCCGCAAGCGTGGCTGTTCCTGCAGAATCTGGACATCCCCGGGAAAGCAGGTGAGATGACGAAGGTAACACTCCAGACCATGGTTCTCGGCTGAAGTTCCCTCTGCCGAAACTCCCTGTGTTGTAACTCGCTGTGTTGTAACTCGCTGTGTTGAAACTCGCTGTGTTGAAATCCCTAGCTGGGGAATCACAAAAAATCCCCCTGGAGCCAGTAGTGACAGCCACCCGGCGGTCTGCAGTCGCAACCGGCGCGAGAGCAGATTCTCTTCATTGATCGCGCGGGGCAGAACAATCAGATCGAATTTCTGGTGTTCGTCGAAATCGTCACAAAACAAGTGGTCATTGATCGCCCCGGAGTGTGGTGTCAAAGCAGAGTGCGGTGGCGTAAAACCTGGATGAGCCAGAACTGCAGGTGCCGGTTCCGTTGAAACGATTGGTCGAGGAGTTTTCTGATTGACCATACGGGAATAAGTGACTTCCCAACCGAGTTCTTCCAGGGCTTTGGCCCCAGCCGATTGATCGCCGGCATATGCGGGGTCGTTCGCAGAAACAAAGAGAGCCGACATTCCGAGGCGTATCCCGGTGCGACTCATGACATTCAGCACCCAGGCCTTGCATGTCGGCGGCAATGCAGCAGGCAAACGATTTGCAAATGGCCAGAACCTGGGCATGTTGCCTCCAGCGGCCCCATCGTTTCAGCCGGGCCTTGCACGTCTGCCTCAATCGATCTCGACAGATTTTCTCACTGGTTGTTGTCGAACATCGCCAAAGGGTCAAGGGGAGATTTCCACCTGCTGGAAACTCGTCAGGATCTTTGAAATCCTCGTGCGTTGGTGAGCAGACTGATGTTGGCAAGGGGGCAGAGGTTGCGTCAGAATACGTTCGCATCCACACGGGGAAAAAGGCGGCAATACTCAAAGAGCTTCAACTGATCAGTACATCCAGAGGACAGGGCTTTCGGCATGGACACCTCCCACACAGAAGTTTTTCCCCTCAAGTCGCTCTCCAGGAAGCAGCGTCGAGTTCTCGGCACGCTGATTGAGAAGGGAATTACGACGCCGGAACAGTATCCGCTGACTCTCAAGGCCACAGTCACTGGTTGCAATCAGAAGAATAATCGAGAGCCGATTTCCAACTACGAGGAAGACGCTGTCTATCAGGTGCTTGATGAACTTCGCGAGATGGGGCTGGTGGCGTTTATTCAGACCGAGACGGGTCGCACCGAGCGTTATCGGCACTATTGCCGCCAGAAGCTTTCCATCAGCGAGCCACAACTGGCCATACTCACGGAACTCCTGTTACGCGGTCGTCAGCAACTGGGAGAGTTGAGAACTCGCGCCAGCCGGATGTGTGCGATTGATTCTCAAGACGAGTTGAAGACACAACTGAAAGGTTTGTTAGATCGCCAGTGGATTCGTGCCAATGGCCCGCTCGACCGACGTGGCGTGGAGGTCGATCATAATCTTTACGCACCGGGTGAAAATCACGAACCGCTCGCACAACTCGCCGATGAACAGCCGACGACCTCGATCACTCACAAGTTTGAACCAGCCTCTCCGAGTGAAAGCGACCGCAATGGTACCCAGCAAGTGGTTGCTGCACATGCTCCGGGTTCGGTACTCAGTCGTCTCGAAGAGTCTCACGAAGAGATGAAAAGCCGCCTGAGTGCGCTGGAAGCACAGGTGTCGGCACTGAAGGACGCTCTTGACGATCTGCGGCGCCAATTGGGGGCCTGAGGCCAATTTTGGCGGCTTTTCGATAGCCTGCCGCGAACTTGCAGTTCCGTGAATTGCGAATCAAGTGATTTGGCAGGGCAAGAAAATTCAATTAGACTACTTCAGCCAGACTCGCGGGAGTGGCGGAATTGGCAGACGCGCCAGACTTAGGATCTGGTGCCGCAAGGCGTGTGGGTTCGAGTCCCTCCTCCCGCAATGATTGGTCTTACCAGCCGGATTCAGTCTCGCCGCAATTTTCCTGCCCACTCTCAAAAATTGTTATTGACGGCAAAAATCGTTATTGACGGCAAGAATCGTTACTAATGGTGAATCTGCAGGAAGGCCTGCTTCCCGGTCTTTCCCAAACTTTCAGGGTGAAGCTCAAGACGATGCAGAGACTCAATCACAGATCTTTTGGCTCGTGTGAGATTGGCTTCCCTTTAAGAGGCGTCTTCTGGAGTCTGCTGGCACTCTTTCTGGCTTCTCAGTTACTGCCCGGACTAATGACTTCTGTGCTGGCTGATGGCCCTGTCGTTCAAGCGAAAACAGCACCTGCACCGGCTAAAGGTCAACCTTCGGTCGTCCTGATCACACTCGATGGGTTACCCGCCACATTTTTGCGAGACCCTGCCGTTTCGCTGCCGAATCTGAGAAGACTGGCTCAGCAAGGAGTGGCTGCCGAAGGCATGGTCGTGGCGAATCCTTCGGTTACCTGGCCCAATCATACAACCTTGATTACCGGCGTTTACCCCGCAACTCACGGCGTCCTCTT is a window of Planctopirus limnophila DSM 3776 DNA encoding:
- a CDS encoding YceH family protein, with protein sequence MDTSHTEVFPLKSLSRKQRRVLGTLIEKGITTPEQYPLTLKATVTGCNQKNNREPISNYEEDAVYQVLDELREMGLVAFIQTETGRTERYRHYCRQKLSISEPQLAILTELLLRGRQQLGELRTRASRMCAIDSQDELKTQLKGLLDRQWIRANGPLDRRGVEVDHNLYAPGENHEPLAQLADEQPTTSITHKFEPASPSESDRNGTQQVVAAHAPGSVLSRLEESHEEMKSRLSALEAQVSALKDALDDLRRQLGA